In Stigmatopora nigra isolate UIUO_SnigA chromosome 11, RoL_Snig_1.1, whole genome shotgun sequence, the following proteins share a genomic window:
- the tspan7 gene encoding tetraspanin-7: protein METKPVITCLKTLLIVYSFVFWITGAILLAVGVWGKLMLGPYLSLIGDNSTNAPYVLIGTGTVIVVFGLFGCFATCRGSPWMLKLYAMFLSLVFLAELVAGISGFVFRHEIKGTFHRTYTDAVLNYNAEDEVSRAVDDLQHRLHCCGVYNYTSWLASVYYPSKGIPASCCINSSDCNPVDLRNATAAPSKVYHQGCYELVTSFMETNMAIIAGVTFGIAFSQLIGMLLACCLSKIITANQYEMV, encoded by the exons ATGGAGACCAAACCAGTTATTACCTGCCTCAAGACCCTCCTCATCGTCTATTCCTTCGTCTTTTGG ATCACCGGCGCCATCTTGCTGGCCGTGGGAGTATGGGGCAAGTTGATGCTGGGCCCGTACCTGTCGCTCATCGGCGACAACTCCACCAATGCCCCCTACGTGCTGATCGGCACCGGGACCGTCATCGTGGTTTTTGGCCTATTTGGATGCTTCGCTACATGCCGCGGTAGCCCATGGATGCTCAAGCTG TACGCCATGTTTCTGTCGCTGGTTTTCCTCGCTGAACTGGTCGCCGGCATTAGTGGATTTGTCTTCCGTCATGAG ATTAAGGGAACCTTCCACAGGACATACACCGACGCCGTCCTCAACTACAACGCCGAGGACGAAGTGAGCCGCGCTGTTGACGACCTGCAACACAGG CTGCACTGCTGCGGTGTGTACAACTACACCAGTTGGTTGGCCAGCGTGTATTATCCCTCCAAGGGCATTCCCGCCAGCTGCTGCATCAATTCTTCCGACTGCAACCCCGTCGACCTCCGCAACGCCACCGCGGCCCCCAGTAAAGTTTATCACCAG GGTTGTTACGAGTTGGTGACCTCCTTCATGGAGACCAACATGGCCATCATCGCTGGGGTCACCTTTGGGATTGCCTTCTCACAG CTGATTGGCATGTTGCTGGCATGCTGTCTCTCAAAGATCATTACAGCCAACCAGTACGAGATGGTGTAG
- the LOC144204541 gene encoding mid1-interacting protein 1-B-like — protein sequence MMQSLSQTPVKKNSLFNAMNRFLGAVNNMDRTVMVPSLLRDVPLGDDAELCEGDTDMFSYYQLLKSIRRDIEWGLKVSPVVKETPPRLTRLNSNASTASTGSTGSSSSFTSSPGSISSEDDDYEEDEDLQKQFQYHLAGLQGVLGKLTAQANSLTTRYNQSIGL from the coding sequence ATGATGCAGTCACTCTCTCAGACCCCCGTCAAGAAGAATTCTCTGTTCAACGCCATGAACCGTTTCCTGGGTGCCGTTAACAACATGGACCGGACGGTCATGGTGCCCAGTCTGCTGCGGGATGTTCCACTGGGCGATGACGCCGAGCTGTGTGAGGGCGACACCGACATGTTCAGCTATTACCAACTGCTCAAGTCCATTCGGAGGGACATCGAGTGGGGGCTGAAAGTCTCCCCTGTCGTCAAGGAGACGCCACCCAGGCTGACTCGCCTCAACTCCAACGCCTCCACCGCCTCTACCGGCTCCACCGGCTCGTCGTCCTCCTTCACCTCCTCACCAGGTTCCATTTCGTCTGAAGACGACGACTATGAGGAGGACGAAGACCTCCAGAAGCAGTTCCAGTACCACCTGGCTGGGCTCCAAGGGGTCCTGGGCAAGCTCACCGCGCAGGCCAACTCCCTCACCACCCGCTACAATCAGTCCATCggactctaa